Proteins encoded in a region of the Coffea eugenioides isolate CCC68of chromosome 4, Ceug_1.0, whole genome shotgun sequence genome:
- the LOC113769572 gene encoding RING finger protein 44-like produces the protein MASRNSGMSNLGAAAAARSQRCGCTVTRVATSEELMNCPNCGGVVAVVQEEFGTPPSSPLINPIIYPDDFFMRTSDSDSDNDIPGHLLPPPPPPPFLLTLEASSRSRNSDVYTYSGVSIVEDEDELPSVRMTEGLMASYSCSPCAVCLNSFEVNEVVKKMPCNHVFHSDCLLPWLQSHTTCPVCRSPLHHRS, from the coding sequence ATGGCATCCCGCAATAGTGGGATGTCTAATCTTGGTGCAGCAGCTGCTGCACGGAGCCAGAGATGCGGGTGCACCGTGACAAGAGTAGCCACCTCCGAAGAACTCATGAATTGCCCGAATTGCGGCGGAGTTGTTGCAGTTGTACAAGAAGAATTTGGAACCCCCCCTTCATCGCCATTAATCAATCCTATTATTTATCCTGATGATTTCTTCATGCGCACGTCTGACTCGGACAGTGATAATGATATCCCCGGCCATCTACtaccgccgccgccgccgccgccctTTCTTCTGACCCTTGAGGCTAGTTCCAGAAGTAGAAACAGTGACGTCTACACCTACTCCGGTGTGTCTATTGTGGAGGACGAGGACGAGCTGCCGAGTGTAAGGATGACGGAAGGGCTTATGGCTTCGTATAGTTGTTCGCCATGCGCGGTTTGTTTGAACAGTTTTGAGGTGAACGAGGTGGTGAAGAAGATGCCTTGTAATCATGTATTCCATTCGGATTGCCTATTGCCTTGGCTGCAATCGCATACTACTTGCCCCGTTTGTCGTTCTCCGTTGCATCATCGTAGCTGA
- the LOC113767712 gene encoding acetylajmalan esterase-like codes for MLPTMSSSTNFSFLVALSLFCMAFAAEETACRFDYIYQFGDSLADTGNRIRQVRATSVFNISSLPYGMTYFHKPTGRFSNGLLVIDFIAKALHLPLLHPYLETNASFSHGVNFAVGGSTALVNSFFAKRNISVPSTNIPLSQQVKWFKKHLSSVSNSRSQIKKRLKRALIMMGEIGGNDFNCIFSQDKSLKESRVYVPPVVKAICNAVREVIQFGAVHVVVPGNFPAGCLPKALASFSSADPKAYDDYGCLTESNKFALLFNRYLQKALASLRLEFPNADIRYFDYYKAFEYVLQNARYLGFDQRSLLKACCGTGEKYNFNSTKVCGSPGVKACHNPEKFINWDGVHLTQATYHYISEHLIRDVLSEMKCLP; via the coding sequence ATGCTACCAACCATGTCCTCATCAACAAATTTCTCGTTTCTCGTAGCTTTATCCCTGTTTTGTATGGCTTTTGCTGCCGAAGAAACTGCATGTCGCTTTGATTACATTTACCAGTTTGGTGATTCACTTGCAGATACAGGTAACCGGATTCGTCAGGTTCGTGCAACTTCTGTTTTCAACATTTCCAGTTTGCCTTATGGTATGACATACTTCCATAAGCCCACAGGTCGATTCTCCAATGGCCTTCTTGTGATTGATTTCATTGCGAAAGCGCTTCATCTCCCACTGCTCCATCCATACCTGGAAACAAATGCTTCATTTAGTCATGGAGTCAACTTTGCAGTAGGTGGAAGCACAGCTCTTGTTAATTCTTTTtttgctaaaagaaatattTCTGTACCCTCAACAAACATTCCCCTTAGCCAGCAGGTGAAATGGTTCAAGAAACATCTTAGTTCAGTGTCAAATAGTCGATCTCAAATCAAGAAAAGGTTAAAAAGAGCTCTGATCATGATGGGAGAGATAGGTGGGAATGATTTCAACTGTATTTTCTCTCAAGACAAGTCCCTAAAGGAGAGCAGGGTGTATGTGCCACCTGTTGTTAAAGCCATATGCAATGCTGTAAGAGAAGTTATTCAATTTGGGGCTGTTCATGTAGTAGTTCCAGGAAACTTCCCAGCTGGATGCTTGCCTAAAGCTCTGGCTTCATTTTCTAGTGCTGACCCTAAAGCttatgatgattatggttgtTTGACAGAATCCAACAAGTTTGCTTTGCTCTTTAACAGATATCTTCAGAAAGCTCTAGCATCCCTAAGACTTGAATTTCCAAATGCTGATATCCGTTATTTTGACTACTACAAGGCCTTTGAATATGTTCTTCAAAATGCTAGGTATCTTGGTTTTGACCAAAGATCACTGCTCAAAGCATGTTGTGGAACTGGCGAGAAGTATAACTTCAATAGTACAAAGGTTTGTGGGTCACCAGGAGTAAAAGCTTGCCATAACCCAGAAAAGTTTATAAATTGGGATGGAGTGCATCTAACACAAGCAACATACCATTATATTTCTGAACATCTTATTAGAGATGTCTTGTCTGAAATGAAGTGTCTGCCGTAA
- the LOC113769469 gene encoding pentatricopeptide repeat-containing protein At3g09040, mitochondrial-like, whose protein sequence is MLRKCIDASNLRNAKAIHAKIFKGDICGSSWLFLGNHLINAYAKCGETCDALQLFDEMPQKNVVSWTALIAGFEQKGLSAESFSLFKQMGASGMRANEFTLVSALHACSAADFLGVVHVYQVYGLIIRLGFESNVHLLNAFLVALMRHCRLSEAFEVFEESHHRDIVSWNTIIGGYLQLSCREIPGFWVRMISEGIVPDGFTFASVLTGLADLLDFEMGVQVHGKLVKSGHGSEMCVGNALVDMYLKNRKLVEGFKAFEEIPLLDVSSWTQMAIGCLNCGEPNVALKVIGEMRRKGVKPNKFTLATAFNVCANLTSLEEGEKIHGLRIKLGHDVDVCVENALLDMYAKCGCMSSALKVFRSMDEWSVVSWTTMVMGFAQNGCAKEALEIFDEMRLKRVEPNCITFICALYACSQGGFVNEGWSYFSSMSSQYGIDPGEDHYACMVSLLGRSGCIKEAEELIHGMPFKPSLLIWQTLLGACRLHGDNETAKRAAEHALHLDKTDPSAYVLLSNTFASSNNWDSVGILREVMENQDVKKMPGSSWIELDRNESVTKSHRVSI, encoded by the coding sequence ATGCTACGAAAGTGCATTGATGCCTCAAATTTGAGAAATGCAAAGGCAATCCATGCAAAAATCTTCAAAGGGGATATTTGTGGTTCCTCATGGCTCTTTCTGGGCAACCATCTGATCAATGCGTATGCAAAATGTGGTGAAACTTGTGATGCTCTTCaactgtttgatgaaatgccccAGAAGAATGTGGTTTCTTGGACAGCCCTCATTGCAGGCTTTGAGCAAAAGGGTTTGTCTGCGGAGTCTTTTTCTCTGTTTAAGCAAATGGGTGCGAGTGGAATGAGGGCGAATGAGTTTACCTTGGTCAGTGCTCTCCATGCCTGCAGTGCTGCGGATTTTCTGGGTGTAGTACATGTTTATCAAGTTTATGGTTTGATAATCAGGCTTGGATTCGAGTCTAATGTTCACTTACTGAATGCTTTTTTGGTGGCATTGATGAGGCATTGCAGATTGAGTGAAGCTTTCGAGGTGTTTGAGGAGAGTCATCATAGGGACATTGTCAGTTGGAATACTATAATAGGTGGTTACTTGCAGCTTTCTTGCAGGGAAATTCCGGGCTTTTGGGTTAGAATGATTTCAGAAGGCATAGTTCCGGATGGATTTACCTTTGCCAGTGTACTAACAGGGTTGGCTGATCTTTTGGATTTTGAAATGGGAGTTCAAGTACATGGGAAGCTTGTGAAGTCTGGTCATGGAAGTGAGATGTGTGTTGGGAATGCCTTGGTTGATATGTACCTAAAAAATCGGAAATTGGTTGAGGGCTTTAAAGCATTTGAGGAGATTCCTTTACTTGATGTGTCCTCTTGGACTCAGATGGCTATAGGTTGTTTAAACTGTGGGGAGCCTAATGTGGCACTTAAGGTTATCGGAGAAATGAGGAGGAAGGGTGTCAAGCCAAATAAGTTTACTCTTGCAACAGCATTCAATGTGTGCGCCAATTTAACGTCTTTGGAGGAGGGTGAAAAAATTCATGGCCTGAGGATTAAACTTGGGCATGACGTGGATGTATGTGTAGAAAATGCTTTACTTGATATGTATGCAAAATGTGGATGCATGAGTAGTGCACTTAAGGTTTTCCGATCAATGGATGAATGGTCAGTTGTCTCATGGACAACTATGGTTATGGGGTTTGCACAGAATGGCTGTGCTAAAGAAgctcttgaaatttttgatgagATGAGGCTGAAAAGAGTGGAGCCTAACTGCATTACTTTTATATGTGCACTTTATGCATGTAGCCAAGGAGGATTTGTTAACGAGGGATGGAGTTATTTCTCTTCAATGAGCTCTCAGTATGGTATTGACCCTGGAGAAGATCACTATGCCTGTATGGTAAGCCTTCTTGGCCGATCAGGGTGTATTAAAGAAGCTGAAGAGTTGATCCATGGCATGCCGTTCAAACCAAGTCTGCTGATTTGGCAAACATTGCTTGGTGCTTGTCGGCTTCATGGGGATAATGAAACTGCAAAACGTGCAGCAGAACATGCATTGCATCTTGATAAAACTGATCCTTCAGCTTATGTACTGTTATCTAATACATTTGCCAGTTCAAATAACTGGGACAGTGTTGGAATATTGAGAGAAGTAATGGAAAATCAGGATGTGAAGAAAATGCCTGGGTCCAGTTGGATTGAACTAGACAGAAATGAGTCAGTAACTAAAAGTCATAGGGTATCAATATGA
- the LOC113768360 gene encoding putative F-box/kelch-repeat protein At1g20790, with translation MMELRCMNDDILMQVLSKLSTKDVHMLKCVAKEWHNLTLDRSFICLQLKKTEAVSGFFFQARFQWCDEDISNISYIPLETRKTQVHSTVLNFLPEEVGILASCNGLLCCRSSYPRYPPLIYVCNPLNKQWMSVNSVHYSTSASAALVFDPFKLHKDDASPNFKIVTVSETESEDEQSKFAFQIYSSETGKWRQSREMCHCNQKLFKKNGIFADGSLYWLMDGDKILMFNPETELSWLLNVPLPITEFRSIPEICIGESKGKLQCVLLSEYGLQLWALEDFFTSQWNLTCSVSLDKLEEENSQFLYQIAEKLATRDTFCWIKVFAFKDGILFLSVSSHFYSYDFATRKMKKLCAISDLGPNSREFPMVVPYTMSLVLLCPV, from the coding sequence ATGATGGAGCTTAGGTGCATGAATGATGATATCCTAATGCAAGTACTATCCAAATTATCAACTAAGGATGTGCATATGCTGAAGTGTGTTGCTAAGGAGTGGCACAATCTTACCTTGGACCGCTCTTTCATATGCCTTCAATTAAAGAAGACAGAAGCAGTGTCAGGTTTTTTCTTTCAGGCAAGGTTCCAGTGGTGTGATGAGGACATTAGCAATATCAGCTACATTCCTCTTGAAACCAGGAAAACTCAAGTTCACAGCACTGTCCTTAACTTCCTCCCTGAGGAGGTTGGAATTCTGGCTTCATGCAATGGATTGTTATGCTGTCGGAGTAGCTACCCTCGTTACCCACCGCTAATTTATGTTTGCAATCCATTAAACAAGCAGTGGATGAGTGTCAATTCGGTTCATTATTCCACGAGTGCAAGTGCAGCCTTGGTTTTTGATCCTTTCAAGTTACATAAAGATGACGCTTCACcaaatttcaaaattgttaCTGTCTCTGAAACTGAATCAGAAGATGAACAATCTAAGTTTGCATTCCAAATATATTCATCAGAAACTGGAAAGTGGAGGCAATCAAGGGAGATGTGTCACTGCAATCAGAAATTGTTCAAAAAGAACGGCATCTTTGCAGATGGTTCGTTGTATTGGCTTATGGATGGCGATAAAATCCTCATGTTCAACCCTGAAACTGAGCTATCTTGGTTGCTTAACGTACCTCTTCCCATCACAGAATTCCGTAGCATTCCTGAGATATGTATTGGGGAATCGAAAGGAAAGCTGCAGTGTGTGTTGTTGTCTGAATACGGACTTCAGTTATGGGCACTTGAGGATTTCTTTACATCTCAGTGGAATCTGACATGCTCAGTTTCTCTGGATAAGTTGGAAGAAGAGAACTCTCAGTTCCTTTACCAGATAGCTGAGAAACTGGCAACTCGTGACACCTTTTGCTGGATAAAAGTTTTTGCTTTCAAAGATGGGATCTTGTTCTTAAGTGTGTCAAGTCATTTCTATTCATATGACTTTGCTACCAGGAAGATGAAAAAGCTCTGCGCCATTTCTGATTTGGGACCAAACTCCAGAGAGTTTCCAATGGTTGTTCCATACACAATGAGCCTGGTTCTTCTTTGTCCTGTGTAG
- the LOC113768202 gene encoding AUGMIN subunit 2 yields the protein MSVMGNDTSWVGRKPLRRIGGMSDALSIAADLGFSVAPPPSQEEIQTLSTSEKGDDLVKVLRELTAVQRKIADLQVELQGRKEDKNVAHLTHVSEMEKKIETLSRITAILKDVIQNKDRIIARLQQPYSLDCIPVEAEYQKQFSELLMKAASDYGALTASIADFQWTQNFKEPPSVWGEMLRPIPVALASCTRFFEAMSAMRDSFATLQKLRVGHSSSSAMAPNADSSQRIPGDSDCVTPPWRTESRLEDLASRSPAKSEVDRQEDDDENSEVGENDQVDGISRRRLSWPPSVKQNGL from the exons ATGTCAGTGATGGGAAATGATACATCATGGGTGGGCAGAAAACCTCTGAGGCGCATAGGAGGGATGTCAGATGCCCTCTCCATTGCCGCCGATCTCGGCTTCTCTGTCGCCCCTCCTCCTTCTCAG GAAGAGATCCAGACCCTATCCACAAGCGAAAAAGGTGATGATTTGGTAAAGGTTTTAAGAGAGCTGACTGCTGTGCAAAGAAAAATCGCAGATTTGCAGGTGGAACTTCAAGGTCGGAAG GAGGACAAAAATGTTGCTCATCTCACCCATGTGAGTGAAATGGAAAAGAAGATTGAGACTTTGTCAAGGATAACTGCCATATTGAAAGATGTCATCCAAAATAAG GATCGCATAATAGCTCGTCTTCAGCAGCCATATTCATTAGATTGCATCCCAGTTGAGGCTGAATATCAG AAACAATTTTCAGAACTCTTAATGAAGGCTGCAAGTGACTATGGCGCCTTGACAGCATCCATTGCAGATTTTCAGTGGACACAGAACTTCAAAGAACCACCATCGGTTTGGGGG GAGATGCTTCGTCCAATCCCTGTTGCTTTAGCTTCATGCACACGATTCTTTGAAGCGATGTCAGCAATGAGAGACTCATTTGCCACACTTCAGAAGTTGAGAGTGGGCCATTCTTCTTCCTCCGCTATGGCACCAAATGCAGATTCATCGCAAAGGATACCGGGAGATTCTGATTGTGTAACTCCTCCCTGGAGAACTGAATCAAGACTTGAGGACTTAGCTTCCAGAAGTCCGGCAAAGTCAGAGGTTGATCGACAGGAAGATGATGATGAAAACAGTGAAGTGGGGGAGAATGATCAAGTTGATGGAATTAGCCGCAGGAGATTATCTTGGCCACCTTCAGTCAAACAAAATGGTCTGTAG
- the LOC113768944 gene encoding probable ADP-ribosylation factor GTPase-activating protein AGD15 — protein sequence MNEKAGVSKELNAKHAKILEGLLKLPENRECADCRSKAPRWASVNLGIFICMQCSGIHRSLGVHISKVRSTTLDTWLPEQVAFMQSMGNQKANSYWEAELPLNVDRSNMEKFIRAKYQEKKWSSPKATQPIHAVGEKSSITDKSAAGTRNGIPRKARKYSLEEEMFSKHMSQIGLAARPRTGSLDITELMVSPTTDGLVNENTASVNNVGTEQDLFGLLYVSDVKQNRTLVPPSRWATFECKISISVHIILNLSEISVHLQHGKSDLIKVVCPFDMIIVAFVVRRSNATSLAAQFAVDLLVGIHTENPMKVWSELWQRSFSLHPRVKLHPDLQILCTSRHSDIRGGRPDEDQESEPPKNLSTSRWLNGSLYEATYRLQCRIMLSCELLGKDVGTLQARWIALAVAASLSQSLCSYQFQRTMDSCKMKDIYID from the exons ATGAATGAGAAGGCTGGAGTTTCGAAAGAACTCAATGCTAAACATGCCAAG ATATTGGAGGGCCTCCTAAAGCTGCCAGAGAATCGGGAGTGCGCAGATTGTCGGAGCAA GGCACCACGATGGGCAAGCGTCAACCTCGGGATATTCATATGTATGCAATGTTCAGGAATTCATCGGAGTCTTGGAGTACATATATCAAAG GTGAGGTCTACAACTTTAGATACGTGGCTACCCGAGCAGGTTGCATTTATGCAAT CTATGGGCAACCAAAAAGCTAACAGTTATTGGGAGGCAGAGTTGCCACTTAACGTTGATAGAAGCAATATGGAAAAGTTTATCCGTGCCAA atatcaagaaaaaaagtggAGTTCGCCGAAAGCAACTCAACCAATTCATGCAGTAGGTGAAAAGAGCTCGATCACGGATAAATCCGCGGCGGGCACTAGAAATGGCATTCCAAGGAAAGCTAGAAAATATTCGCTGGAGGAAGAAATGTTCAGCAAGCATATGTCACAAATTGGTCTTGCTGCAAGACCTCGTACG GGTTCTTTGGACATTACAGAACTCATGGTTTCACCCACCACAGACGGGCTTGTTAATGAAAACACTGCTTCTGTAAATAATGTTGGTACTGAACAAGATCTCTTTGGTTTGCTCTATGTCTCAGATGTGAAACAGAATCGCACACTTGTGCCTCCCTCTCGCTGGGCTACTTTTGAGTGTAAGATCAGCATCTCTGTTCACATAATTCTCAATTTGAGCGAGATTTCCGTTCATTTGCA ACATGGGAAGAGTGACCTCATCAAGGTGGTGTGTCCATTTGACATGATTATTGTGGCCTTTGTTGTGAG GAGAAGCAATGCAACAAGTTTGGCGGCACAATTTGCTGTTGATCTGTTGGTTGGAATACATACTGAGAATCCCATG AAAGTTTGGTCTGAATTGTGGCAGCGTTCCTTTTCCCTACATCCCCGAGTTAAACTGCATCCCGATCTTCAGATCCTCTGCACTTCCCGGCATTCAGATATCCGTGGAGGCCGACCAGATGAGGACCAAGAATCTGAGCCTCCCAAGAATCTGAGCACTTCCAg GTGGTTGAATGGAAGTCTGTATGAAGCTACCTACAGATTGCAGTGTAGAATTATGTTATCTTGTGAATTGCTTGGTAAAGATGTGGGGACTTTGCAGGCAAGATGGATAGCTTTAGCAGTTGCTGCTAGTCTTTCTCAATCATTGT GTAGCTATCAGTTCCAGCGCACAATGGATTCTTGCAAGATGAAAGATATATACATTGACTGA